One genomic region from Bacillus aquiflavi encodes:
- a CDS encoding type III polyketide synthase, with the protein MPTIVSVAEAVPPYEIDQETAIQFAKQLFSGSFRDIDRLLQVFQNGQIEKSHFIKGIDWFRQKHGLAEKNKAYIEGAVQLGTEAIQKCLGEKAYIKTRVPYDEIDAIFTISSSGIATPSIEARIMNILPFKESVKRIPIWGLGCAGGAAGLSRAYEFCLAFPKAKVLVLCIELCSLTFQHNDRTKSNLIGTSLFADGVACALLCGDEAFDDKHFQQILYPKILATESITKRDSLNVMGWDVKDEGLYVVFSKSIPTIITNWLKPNVDSFLQKNNLQMKQMNHFIVHPGGKKILEAYVHALNIPQEMVNISFNILRQYGNMSSATILYVLNRFMRLNHKEGEYGLALSLGPGFSSESLLLRWGR; encoded by the coding sequence ATGCCTACAATTGTTTCTGTTGCTGAAGCTGTGCCTCCATATGAAATTGATCAAGAAACAGCGATTCAATTTGCCAAACAGTTATTTTCAGGTTCTTTTCGGGACATCGATAGACTGCTACAAGTGTTTCAAAATGGCCAAATTGAAAAAAGTCATTTTATTAAAGGGATTGACTGGTTTCGTCAAAAGCATGGCTTAGCTGAAAAAAATAAGGCATATATTGAAGGGGCAGTGCAATTAGGAACAGAAGCAATTCAAAAATGTTTAGGTGAGAAAGCCTATATTAAAACCCGAGTTCCCTACGATGAAATTGATGCGATCTTTACTATTTCAAGCTCAGGCATTGCGACTCCAAGCATTGAAGCAAGAATTATGAATATTCTTCCTTTTAAAGAAAGTGTAAAAAGGATTCCAATTTGGGGTCTTGGCTGCGCTGGTGGAGCAGCAGGCCTTTCACGGGCATATGAATTCTGTCTAGCTTTTCCAAAAGCAAAGGTACTCGTTCTATGTATTGAATTATGTAGCTTAACGTTTCAGCACAATGATCGTACGAAAAGCAATTTAATCGGGACAAGCCTATTTGCAGATGGAGTAGCATGTGCTCTTTTGTGCGGTGATGAGGCATTTGATGATAAACATTTCCAACAAATTTTATATCCGAAAATTTTGGCAACGGAATCAATTACAAAACGAGATTCGTTAAATGTCATGGGATGGGATGTCAAGGATGAAGGATTATATGTTGTATTTTCTAAAAGTATTCCAACCATTATTACGAATTGGTTAAAGCCAAATGTTGATTCTTTTTTACAAAAAAATAATTTGCAAATGAAGCAAATGAATCATTTTATCGTTCATCCTGGCGGGAAAAAAATATTAGAAGCTTACGTTCATGCTTTAAATATTCCACAAGAGATGGTAAATATTAGTTTTAATATTTTACGGCAATACGGCAATATGTCATCTGCGACAATTCTTTACGTATTAAATCGTTTTATGAGGCTCAATCACAAAGAAGGGGAGTACGGCCTTGCTCTCTCCCTTGGTCCAGGGTTTAGCTCCGAATCTTTATTGTTAAGGTGGGGAAGGTAA
- a CDS encoding nucleobase:cation symporter-2 family protein: protein MKEHPLKIASLGLQHVLAMYAGAVIVPLIVGGALGLTSEQLTYLVSIDILMCGIATILQVWKNRFFGIGLPVVLGCTFTAVGPMISIGGEYGISAIYGAILVSGLFVVLVAKYFGKLVKFFPPVVTGSVVTIIGITLIPVAVNNMAGGVGSPDFGSLQNIGLSFGTLLFIIILYRFFTGFIRAVAILLGLLCGTVVAYFMGMVNFSAVSEASMFHIIKPFYFGMPTFEVTAILTMILVAIVSLVESTGVYFALGDICKQQLGEKDLANGYRAEGLAIILGGIFNAFPYTTFSQNVGLIQLSGVKTKNVIYTAGVFLIILGLVPKIGAITTIIPASVLGGAMIAMFGMVIASGIKMLSHVDFSSQENLLIIACSVGMGLGVTVVPDLFASMPASVQILTENGIVAGSLTAIFLNIIFNITKKNKQEIPILNK, encoded by the coding sequence ATGAAAGAGCATCCTTTGAAAATTGCATCATTAGGGTTGCAGCATGTTTTAGCTATGTATGCTGGAGCGGTCATCGTTCCGTTAATTGTTGGCGGTGCTCTAGGTTTAACAAGTGAGCAGCTAACTTACTTAGTTTCGATTGATATATTAATGTGTGGAATCGCGACAATCTTACAAGTATGGAAAAATCGTTTCTTTGGAATTGGCTTACCCGTTGTATTAGGTTGTACGTTCACCGCTGTTGGTCCGATGATTTCAATCGGGGGAGAGTACGGCATTTCTGCCATTTATGGCGCCATTTTAGTTTCTGGATTATTCGTTGTTTTAGTTGCGAAATATTTCGGGAAGCTTGTAAAATTTTTTCCGCCCGTTGTAACAGGATCAGTAGTCACAATTATCGGAATTACATTAATTCCTGTTGCAGTAAATAATATGGCTGGAGGAGTAGGCAGCCCTGATTTTGGATCATTACAAAATATTGGACTTTCGTTCGGCACGCTATTATTTATTATTATTCTGTATCGTTTTTTTACTGGATTTATTCGCGCGGTCGCTATTTTATTAGGATTGCTTTGTGGTACAGTTGTCGCTTACTTTATGGGGATGGTTAATTTTTCAGCGGTTTCAGAAGCATCAATGTTCCATATTATTAAACCGTTTTATTTTGGAATGCCTACTTTTGAAGTGACAGCGATTTTAACAATGATTCTTGTAGCAATTGTCAGTTTAGTAGAGTCGACGGGTGTTTATTTTGCACTAGGAGATATTTGTAAGCAACAATTAGGAGAAAAGGACTTAGCAAATGGATACCGTGCAGAAGGGCTTGCGATTATTCTTGGCGGGATTTTTAACGCATTTCCATACACAACATTTTCGCAAAACGTTGGGCTTATACAGCTGTCGGGGGTAAAAACAAAGAATGTCATTTATACTGCAGGTGTCTTTTTAATCATACTCGGTTTAGTGCCAAAAATCGGGGCTATAACAACTATTATCCCTGCATCTGTTCTTGGCGGTGCAATGATCGCGATGTTTGGAATGGTCATTGCTTCAGGGATTAAAATGTTAAGTCATGTTGATTTTTCATCACAGGAAAACTTGCTTATTATCGCATGCTCGGTTGGAATGGGTCTAGGAGTAACAGTTGTTCCTGACTTATTTGCAAGTATGCCAGCAAGTGTTCAAATCTTGACAGAAAACGGGATTGTAGCAGGCAGTTTAACTGCAATATTTTTAAATATTATTTTTAATATAACGAAAAAAAATAAGCAGGAAATTCCTATTTTAAATAAATAA
- a CDS encoding xanthine phosphoribosyltransferase: MKALKDKILTEGIVLSDHVLKVDSFLNHQIDPFLMMEIGKEFANRFKEAKVTKILTIESSGIAPAVMTALTLNVPVIFARKRKSLTLIDDLLTAPIYSFTKKETNEISVSNKFIEAGDQVLIIDDFLANGEAANGLVTIVKEANAHVAGIGIVIEKSFQNGGKKLRELGYRVESLAKIQTLANGKVNFANEEAPLK, encoded by the coding sequence ATGAAAGCACTAAAAGATAAAATTCTGACAGAGGGGATTGTACTGTCAGATCACGTATTAAAAGTAGATTCATTTTTAAATCATCAAATCGATCCGTTTTTAATGATGGAAATCGGAAAGGAGTTTGCGAATCGCTTTAAAGAAGCAAAGGTGACAAAAATATTAACGATAGAATCGTCTGGTATTGCCCCTGCTGTAATGACTGCATTAACGTTAAATGTCCCAGTCATTTTTGCAAGAAAAAGAAAGTCATTAACTCTTATTGATGATTTATTGACAGCACCGATTTATTCATTCACAAAAAAAGAGACAAACGAAATTTCGGTTTCAAATAAATTTATTGAAGCTGGGGATCAAGTGTTAATTATTGATGATTTTCTAGCAAACGGAGAAGCGGCTAACGGATTAGTAACAATCGTTAAAGAGGCGAATGCTCATGTTGCAGGAATTGGAATTGTAATTGAAAAATCGTTCCAAAATGGAGGAAAAAAGCTGCGGGAGCTAGGGTATAGAGTGGAGTCGCTTGCAAAAATTCAAACGCTTGCAAATGGAAAAGTAAATTTTGCAAATGAGGAGGCACCCCTTAAATGA
- a CDS encoding cytochrome c oxidase subunit 2A, whose amino-acid sequence MAKTELDRKSNIEVEDDSSLKGTLVSVFFVGLFIVVTTWVSVYFVFLDRFF is encoded by the coding sequence ATGGCGAAAACGGAACTCGATCGTAAATCGAACATTGAGGTTGAAGACGATTCTTCTTTAAAAGGGACTTTAGTTTCCGTTTTCTTTGTAGGATTATTTATTGTTGTTACTACTTGGGTAAGCGTTTATTTCGTATTCTTAGATCGTTTTTTTTAA
- a CDS encoding cytochrome c oxidase subunit II: MHMHKFEKIWLIFGVGALLVFLSVLGVSAFYMGNQPPSCLATIDPEKVDETAPFTKPGLNKVEGKDWDYELVFVASAFAYNPGEVQVPKGSKVKVIATTKDVIHGFEVAGTNINMMLEPGFISEIVTTFDKAGEYLVLCNEYCGVGHHMMSSKIEVVE; this comes from the coding sequence ATGCACATGCACAAATTTGAAAAGATTTGGCTTATTTTTGGGGTAGGTGCGCTACTCGTCTTCTTATCTGTTTTAGGTGTAAGTGCATTCTACATGGGCAACCAACCGCCAAGTTGTTTGGCAACTATTGACCCTGAAAAAGTGGACGAAACAGCTCCGTTTACTAAACCAGGGCTTAATAAAGTAGAAGGAAAAGATTGGGATTATGAGTTAGTTTTTGTTGCTTCTGCATTTGCTTATAACCCCGGTGAAGTTCAAGTTCCAAAAGGTTCAAAGGTAAAAGTCATTGCAACGACAAAAGATGTCATCCATGGCTTTGAAGTTGCAGGAACTAATATTAACATGATGCTTGAGCCAGGCTTTATTAGTGAGATTGTCACAACATTTGATAAAGCTGGCGAATACTTAGTGTTATGTAATGAATATTGCGGTGTTGGGCACCACATGATGTCTTCAAAAATTGAGGTGGTTGAATAA
- a CDS encoding b(o/a)3-type cytochrome-c oxidase subunit 1, with protein sequence MLGSSKKTKAKVDRRDAKLSMAHFYASFIALALGGLAGLLQVLVRSGKFELPFGIGYYQVLTVHGVLLALIMTTYFIFGFQISAVSRTAGTLSNGARKAGWIGFFVLTIGTLLAATMILLNEASVLFTFYAPLQAHPIFYIGLTLVIVGTWIEGSALIASYVKWRKANPGKVSPLLTFMAIINTAMWFVATIGVATTVLVQILPWSLGLVDTIDVLISRTLFWYFGHPLVYFWLLPAYMAWYVIVPKVIGGKLFSDSLARMSFILFLLFSIPVGFHHQLTEPGIDPAWKFLQVILTFLVVIPSLMTAFSLFGTFETVGRAKGAKGLLGWFKKLPWGDARFTVPFIGMVAFIPAGAGGMVNASFQMNQVVHNTVWVTGHFHLTLATSVVLTFFGISYWLIPHLTGRKLTKKMNKLAIIQGIVWAVGMTFMSGGMHFAGLLGAPRRSSFSTYGDAPQALEWIPYQIAQAVGGTILFIGIILVLIIFINLAFFAPKGEEEFPVAEAPEKAEATPLVFENWKLWLGITALLILFAYTIPLIDMIQNAPPGAKGFKLF encoded by the coding sequence ATGCTTGGCTCTTCTAAAAAAACAAAAGCAAAGGTTGATCGCCGCGATGCTAAGCTCTCAATGGCTCACTTCTATGCGTCATTTATCGCCTTAGCATTAGGTGGGTTAGCAGGATTGCTACAAGTTCTCGTACGTTCTGGCAAATTCGAACTTCCTTTTGGAATTGGTTACTATCAAGTATTAACCGTTCATGGGGTACTATTAGCACTCATTATGACAACGTACTTTATTTTTGGGTTTCAAATATCTGCTGTAAGCCGGACTGCAGGTACATTGTCAAACGGAGCACGTAAAGCTGGTTGGATTGGGTTTTTCGTTTTGACAATTGGTACATTGCTTGCGGCAACTATGATTCTTTTAAATGAAGCTTCTGTATTATTCACGTTCTATGCACCATTGCAAGCACATCCAATTTTCTATATTGGTTTAACATTAGTGATTGTCGGAACGTGGATTGAAGGTAGTGCGTTAATCGCCTCTTACGTAAAATGGCGGAAAGCAAACCCTGGGAAAGTAAGTCCATTATTGACGTTTATGGCCATTATTAATACGGCGATGTGGTTCGTTGCGACAATTGGTGTAGCAACAACCGTCCTTGTTCAAATCCTGCCTTGGTCTTTAGGATTAGTTGATACGATTGATGTATTAATAAGCCGGACGTTATTCTGGTACTTTGGTCACCCGCTTGTATACTTCTGGTTGTTACCTGCCTATATGGCTTGGTATGTCATTGTCCCAAAAGTAATCGGCGGAAAGCTATTCTCAGACTCGTTAGCACGTATGTCATTTATTTTATTCTTATTATTTTCAATACCTGTCGGATTCCACCATCAATTAACAGAGCCAGGAATTGACCCTGCATGGAAGTTTTTACAGGTTATTTTAACATTTTTAGTTGTAATACCATCTTTAATGACAGCATTTTCATTATTTGGAACGTTTGAAACAGTCGGCCGAGCAAAAGGAGCAAAAGGCTTACTTGGCTGGTTTAAAAAACTCCCATGGGGCGATGCTCGTTTTACAGTACCATTTATCGGAATGGTTGCATTCATTCCAGCAGGTGCAGGCGGAATGGTAAACGCTTCTTTCCAAATGAACCAAGTTGTTCATAATACTGTATGGGTTACAGGACACTTTCACTTAACACTTGCAACATCAGTTGTCTTAACGTTCTTCGGAATCTCATACTGGCTCATTCCACACTTAACTGGAAGAAAGCTAACAAAGAAAATGAACAAACTTGCAATCATTCAAGGGATTGTTTGGGCTGTCGGAATGACGTTTATGTCTGGAGGAATGCATTTTGCGGGACTGTTAGGTGCACCGCGCCGTTCTTCTTTCTCAACTTATGGTGATGCACCACAAGCCCTTGAATGGATTCCTTATCAAATTGCTCAAGCAGTAGGTGGAACGATTTTGTTTATCGGGATCATTTTAGTCCTAATCATCTTTATCAACCTAGCCTTCTTTGCTCCGAAAGGTGAGGAAGAATTTCCGGTTGCGGAAGCTCCTGAAAAGGCTGAAGCTACACCTCTTGTTTTCGAAAACTGGAAATTATGGCTTGGAATCACAGCTTTATTAATTCTATTTGCGTACACAATCCCGTTAATCGATATGATCCAAAATGCGCCTCCTGGAGCAAAAGGATTTAAACTCTTCTAA